A genomic segment from Gossypium hirsutum isolate 1008001.06 chromosome D04, Gossypium_hirsutum_v2.1, whole genome shotgun sequence encodes:
- the LOC107926069 gene encoding DExH-box ATP-dependent RNA helicase DExH17 isoform X1, with protein MDSYSLKSVFDLPEPFRSIFNFRYFNSLQSECFPVCFLSDVNMVISAPTGSGKTVLFELCILRLLSRFISGDGRFVHIKGTLKTIYIAPSKALVQEKLRDWTQKFGSLGISCLELTGDNDSYSTRNIQEADIILTTPEKFDAVTRYRIKDGGLSFFSDISLLLIDEVHLLNDLRGATLEAIVSRIKMLARNPEMKSSALASVRFLAVSATIPNTEDLAEWLEVPVQGIKRFGEEMRPVKLTTKVFVNAFLAGYASAKNDFLFEKRLQNYIFDILMQYSRGKSALVFCSTRSGAQEAAQRLSQIVMTFGYSNPFIKSSEQQERLREASLSCSDKQMQSYILYGVGYHNGGLSLKDRNLIEGLFLNGDVQVLCTTNTLAHGINLPAHTVVIKSTQHFNKEKGLYMEYDRSMILQMCGRAGRPPFEDTGMVIIMTRRETVHLYENLLNGCEMVESQLLSCLTEHLTAEIVQLTISDITKAIEWMKCSYLYVRMKKNPGNYAVKKGIRREQVEKHMQEICVQNVNELSCHQMVQTDQEGFALKPQEPGRLMTKYYLKFNTMKHIMQAPSSCSLEEVLQIICHAEEIAWIQLRRNEKKVLNDLNGDKDGRLRFHVTGDKGKRKKRIQTREEKIFVLANDCLTGDPLVPDLSMTQDANSICSNGARIAKCMKEYFIYKKNYRGALNSSLLAKSLYQKLWDDSPYLLKQLPGIGMVTAKALHSMGIKSFETLAEADPRRIELVTGRKFPFGNHIKESLTSLPPKVDIKIEVSECQRQGKSKLAVTLTRLSSQGVQSTKRHYADMIVASEEDNLILFHEKISRVDEFLSPYSTTTLVSNPLGKMTIKADLVFEEYIGVDLHEKLLLVKESNSNANLKRARKPTQFFAPEEVYVIEDDNAATHKSFVQRPPDSIGSKRESSSMPSFNLLDEELEGEFAAGIENDDCKIITEQSIFDHIREKAKNFPLLTPNNAYSPSSGGLILTRKRSSDQEKSKIRQHILLDPLPESTGHEQIADDHNNYLTGKHHITAGSSVTINLTDESGYLPSEPEAFSFKSLTEEAIFDHIRKKSKHFPVINTPKPIDTDCCICTEEHNSANQPESGNATLGTSKYAMVISEPEPGEVNRDACGTKVGTKTKNNVLQGSSGGANGESAVSPKVSSTKTATSSVQMLSFDISMAKNSKHLADLGSSIQDGRKDKPSPSDSERQSRSLASTDQAREVGSFLGFQSVFSFL; from the exons ATGGATTCATATTCACTGAAATCCGTGTTCGATTTACCAGAGCCTTTCCGTTCAATCTTTAACTTCAG GTACTTTAATTCACTGCAGAGTGAATGCTTTCCTGTTTGTTTCCTCTCCGATGTAAACATGGTAATTTCAGCTCCTACCGGAAGTGGGAAAACCGTGCTCTTTGAGCTCTGCATTTTGAGGCTTCTTTCAAGGTTTATCTCTGGCGATGGAAGGTTTGTCCATATAAAGGGAACACTAAAAACA ATCTACATAGCTCCATCAAAAGCTTTAGTACAAGAGAAGCTGCGTGATTGGACTCAGAAGTTTGGTTCATTGGGGATAAGTTGCCTGGAGTTGACAGGTGATAACGATTCTTATAGCACAAGGAATATTCAAGAAGCAGATATCATTTTAACCACTCCTGAG aAATTTGATGCAGTGACTCGATATCGCATAAAAGATGGAGGCTTGAGCTTTTTCAGTGACATATCACTTTTACTTATTGATGAAGTTCACCTACTGAATGATCTTCGTGGGGCAACTTTGGAAGCAATAGTTAGCAGAATAAAAATGCTTGCTCGCAACCCAGAAATGAAATCAAGTGCTCTGGCTTCTGTTCGTTTTTTAGCTGTGTCAGCCACTATTCCAAATACTGAGGACCTTG CTGAATGGCTCGAGGTCCCTGTCCAAGGAATCAAGAG GTTTGGAGAGGAAATGAGGCCTGTAAAGTTGACCACTAAAGTTTTTG TAAATGCCTTCCTTGCAGGGTATGCCTCTGCAAAAAATGACTTCCTATTTGAAAAG CGCCTCCAAAACTATATTTTTG ATATTCTAATGCAATATTCAAGAGGAAAATCCGCTCTAGTTTTTTGCTCAACTAGAAGCGGGGCACAAGAAGCAGCACAACGCCTCTCTCAGATTGTAATGACCTTTGGTTATTCAAATCCATTTATTAAAAGTAGTGAACAACAGGAAAGGCTACGGGAGGCTTCCCTGTCATGCAGTGACAAACAAATGCAATCTTATATTCTTTATGGAG TTGGTTATCATAATGGTGGGCTTAGTCTCAAGGATCGTAATCTCATTGAAGGTCTTTTTCTTAATGGTGATGTACAAGTTTTATGCACCACAAATACTCTTGCCCATGGAATCAACCTACCAGCTCATACAGTTGTAATAAAGTCAACACAACATTT caacaaagaaaaaggCCTTTACATGGAATATGACCGATCAATGATACTACAG ATGTGCGGGAGGGCAGGTCGGCCCCCATTTGAAGATACAGGGATGGTTATAATCATGACTAGACGAGAAACG GTTCATTTATATGAGAATCTCCTCAATGGATGTGAAATGGTAGAATCACA GTTGCTCTCATGCTTGACGGAACACTTAACTGCAGAAATAGTTCAATTGACCATCTCTGACATCACAAAGGCAATTGAGTGGATGAAGTGCTCATATTTATATGTGAGAATGAAAAAG AATCCTGGGAATTATGCAGTTAAAAAAGGAATTCGAAGAGAACAAGTAGAGAAGCATATGCAAG AAATTTGTGTTCAAAATGTTAATGAGCTATCATGCCACCAAATGGTCCAGACTGATCAAGAAGGTTTTGCCTTGAAGCCACAAG AGCCAGGAAGATTGATGACAAAGTACTATTTGAAATTTAACACCATGAAACACATTATGCAAGCACCATCTAGCTGTAGTTTGGAAGAAGTACTACAGATTATCTGCCATGCTGAGGAGATTGCTT GGATACAGCTCAGACGCAATGAGAAGAAAGTTTTGAATGACTTAAATGGAGACAAAGATGGCCGCCTCCGTTTTCATGTCACCGGTGATAAGGGAAAACGGAAAAAACGCATTCAAACTAGAGAAGAAAAGATATTTGTTTTGGCAAATGACTGCTTAACCGGGGATCCTTTAGTTCCTGATTTATCCATGACCCAG GATGCAAATTCAATATGCTCAAATGGGGCTAGAATTGCCAAGTGTATGAAAGAATATTTTATATACAAAAAGAACTATAGAGGAGCCCTGAACTCGTCCCTTTTAGCCAAGTCGTTATATCAGAAACTCTGGGATGACAGTCCATACCTGCTGAAACAATTACCTGGCATTGGCATGGTGACAGCAAAG GCACTGCATTCAATGGGAATTAAATCATTTGAGACATTAGCTGAAGCGGATCCAAGGAGGATAGAATTAGTTACTGGTAGAAAGTTTCcttttggaaatcatatcaaggAGTCTCTCACGTCATTGCCTCCAAAAGTTGACATCAAGATCGAGGTAAGTGAATGCCAGAGGCAAGGGAAGTCTAAGTTAGCAGTAACATTGACTAGGCTATCATCACAAGGGGTCCAATCAACCAAGCGACACTATGCTGACATG ATCGTTGCTTCAGAAGAAGATAACCTAATTCTTTTCCATGAGAAGATAAG CAGAGTGGATGAGTTTTTAAG CCCCTACAGCACGACAACCCTCGTGTCAAACCCCCTCGGAAAGATGACCATAAAGGCTGATCTTGTTTTTGAAGAATACA TTGGAGTTGATCTCCATGAAAAACTTCTGCTGGTTAAGGAGAGCAATTCAAATGCCAATCTTAAACGTGCAAGGAAACCAACTCAGTTTTTTGCTCCTGAGGAAGTTTATGTTATAGAAGATGACAATGCAGCCACACATAAATCTTTTGTCCAAAGACCTCCTGATTCGATTGGATCTAAAAGGGAAAGTTCTTCAAT GCCCAGTTTCAACCTCTTGGATGAAGAACTAGAAG GAGAGTTTGCTGCTGGAATTGAAAATGATGATTGTAAAATCATCACTGAGCAATCAATATTTGACCATATACGAGAAAAAGCCAAGAACTTTCCTCTCTTGACTCCAAACAATGCCTATTCCCCATCATCTGGAGGCTTAATTCTCACAAGAAAACGCTCCTCTGACCAAGAGAAAAGCAAAATTCGTCAACATATATTGCTTGATCCTTTACCTGAATCCACAGGGCACGAACAGATTGCTGATGATCACAATAACTATCTAACTGGAAAGCATCATATTACTGCTGGGAGCTCAGTTACAATTAATCTCACGGATGAATCAG GTTATCTTCCATCTGAACCTGAAGCGTTCTCTTTCAAAAGTCTGACTGAAGAAGCAATATTTGATCACATACGAAAAAAGTCCAAGCATTTTCCGGTAATCAACACGCCAAAGCCCATTGATACCGACTGTTGCATTTGTACTGAGGAACACAACTCTGCCAATCAGCCAGAATCTGGCAATGCTACATTAGGAACATCAAAATATGCAATGGTCATTTCAGAACCTGAACCTGGCGAAGTCAACAGAGACGCCTGTGGCACCAAGGTCGGCACAAAGACGAAAAACAATGTACTCCAAGGAAGTTCCGGTGGAGCAAATGGAGAATCGGCTGTTTCTCCCAAAGTTTCAAGCACCAAAACTGCCACATCATCCGTTCAAATGCTATCATTTGATATTTCAATGGCGAAGAACAGCAAGCATCTAGCAGATCTTGGAAGCTCTATCCAGGATGGTCGGAAAGACAAGCCATCTCCAAGTGACTCAGAAAGGCAGAGCCGCTCACTGGCCTCTACAGACCAAGCCAGGGAAGTAGGTTCATTTCTTGGCTTTCAGAGTGTTTTTTCATTTCTCTGA
- the LOC107926069 gene encoding DExH-box ATP-dependent RNA helicase DExH17 isoform X2 produces the protein MDSYSLKSVFDLPEPFRSIFNFRYFNSLQSECFPVCFLSDVNMVISAPTGSGKTVLFELCILRLLSRFISGDGRFVHIKGTLKTIYIAPSKALVQEKLRDWTQKFGSLGISCLELTGDNDSYSTRNIQEADIILTTPEKFDAVTRYRIKDGGLSFFSDISLLLIDEVHLLNDLRGATLEAIVSRIKMLARNPEMKSSALASVRFLAVSATIPNTEDLAEWLEVPVQGIKRFGEEMRPVKLTTKVFVNAFLAGYASAKNDFLFEKRLQNYIFDILMQYSRGKSALVFCSTRSGAQEAAQRLSQIVMTFGYSNPFIKSSEQQERLREASLSCSDKQMQSYILYGVGYHNGGLSLKDRNLIEGLFLNGDVQVLCTTNTLAHGINLPAHTVVIKSTQHFNKEKGLYMEYDRSMILQMCGRAGRPPFEDTGMVIIMTRRETVHLYENLLNGCEMVESQLLSCLTEHLTAEIVQLTISDITKAIEWMKCSYLYVRMKKNPGNYAVKKGIRREQVEKHMQEICVQNVNELSCHQMVQTDQEGFALKPQEPGRLMTKYYLKFNTMKHIMQAPSSCSLEEVLQIICHAEEIAWIQLRRNEKKVLNDLNGDKDGRLRFHVTGDKGKRKKRIQTREEKIFVLANDCLTGDPLVPDLSMTQDANSICSNGARIAKCMKEYFIYKKNYRGALNSSLLAKSLYQKLWDDSPYLLKQLPGIGMVTAKALHSMGIKSFETLAEADPRRIELVTGRKFPFGNHIKESLTSLPPKVDIKIEVSECQRQGKSKLAVTLTRLSSQGVQSTKRHYADMIVASEEDNLILFHEKIRVDEFLSPYSTTTLVSNPLGKMTIKADLVFEEYIGVDLHEKLLLVKESNSNANLKRARKPTQFFAPEEVYVIEDDNAATHKSFVQRPPDSIGSKRESSSMPSFNLLDEELEGEFAAGIENDDCKIITEQSIFDHIREKAKNFPLLTPNNAYSPSSGGLILTRKRSSDQEKSKIRQHILLDPLPESTGHEQIADDHNNYLTGKHHITAGSSVTINLTDESGYLPSEPEAFSFKSLTEEAIFDHIRKKSKHFPVINTPKPIDTDCCICTEEHNSANQPESGNATLGTSKYAMVISEPEPGEVNRDACGTKVGTKTKNNVLQGSSGGANGESAVSPKVSSTKTATSSVQMLSFDISMAKNSKHLADLGSSIQDGRKDKPSPSDSERQSRSLASTDQAREVGSFLGFQSVFSFL, from the exons ATGGATTCATATTCACTGAAATCCGTGTTCGATTTACCAGAGCCTTTCCGTTCAATCTTTAACTTCAG GTACTTTAATTCACTGCAGAGTGAATGCTTTCCTGTTTGTTTCCTCTCCGATGTAAACATGGTAATTTCAGCTCCTACCGGAAGTGGGAAAACCGTGCTCTTTGAGCTCTGCATTTTGAGGCTTCTTTCAAGGTTTATCTCTGGCGATGGAAGGTTTGTCCATATAAAGGGAACACTAAAAACA ATCTACATAGCTCCATCAAAAGCTTTAGTACAAGAGAAGCTGCGTGATTGGACTCAGAAGTTTGGTTCATTGGGGATAAGTTGCCTGGAGTTGACAGGTGATAACGATTCTTATAGCACAAGGAATATTCAAGAAGCAGATATCATTTTAACCACTCCTGAG aAATTTGATGCAGTGACTCGATATCGCATAAAAGATGGAGGCTTGAGCTTTTTCAGTGACATATCACTTTTACTTATTGATGAAGTTCACCTACTGAATGATCTTCGTGGGGCAACTTTGGAAGCAATAGTTAGCAGAATAAAAATGCTTGCTCGCAACCCAGAAATGAAATCAAGTGCTCTGGCTTCTGTTCGTTTTTTAGCTGTGTCAGCCACTATTCCAAATACTGAGGACCTTG CTGAATGGCTCGAGGTCCCTGTCCAAGGAATCAAGAG GTTTGGAGAGGAAATGAGGCCTGTAAAGTTGACCACTAAAGTTTTTG TAAATGCCTTCCTTGCAGGGTATGCCTCTGCAAAAAATGACTTCCTATTTGAAAAG CGCCTCCAAAACTATATTTTTG ATATTCTAATGCAATATTCAAGAGGAAAATCCGCTCTAGTTTTTTGCTCAACTAGAAGCGGGGCACAAGAAGCAGCACAACGCCTCTCTCAGATTGTAATGACCTTTGGTTATTCAAATCCATTTATTAAAAGTAGTGAACAACAGGAAAGGCTACGGGAGGCTTCCCTGTCATGCAGTGACAAACAAATGCAATCTTATATTCTTTATGGAG TTGGTTATCATAATGGTGGGCTTAGTCTCAAGGATCGTAATCTCATTGAAGGTCTTTTTCTTAATGGTGATGTACAAGTTTTATGCACCACAAATACTCTTGCCCATGGAATCAACCTACCAGCTCATACAGTTGTAATAAAGTCAACACAACATTT caacaaagaaaaaggCCTTTACATGGAATATGACCGATCAATGATACTACAG ATGTGCGGGAGGGCAGGTCGGCCCCCATTTGAAGATACAGGGATGGTTATAATCATGACTAGACGAGAAACG GTTCATTTATATGAGAATCTCCTCAATGGATGTGAAATGGTAGAATCACA GTTGCTCTCATGCTTGACGGAACACTTAACTGCAGAAATAGTTCAATTGACCATCTCTGACATCACAAAGGCAATTGAGTGGATGAAGTGCTCATATTTATATGTGAGAATGAAAAAG AATCCTGGGAATTATGCAGTTAAAAAAGGAATTCGAAGAGAACAAGTAGAGAAGCATATGCAAG AAATTTGTGTTCAAAATGTTAATGAGCTATCATGCCACCAAATGGTCCAGACTGATCAAGAAGGTTTTGCCTTGAAGCCACAAG AGCCAGGAAGATTGATGACAAAGTACTATTTGAAATTTAACACCATGAAACACATTATGCAAGCACCATCTAGCTGTAGTTTGGAAGAAGTACTACAGATTATCTGCCATGCTGAGGAGATTGCTT GGATACAGCTCAGACGCAATGAGAAGAAAGTTTTGAATGACTTAAATGGAGACAAAGATGGCCGCCTCCGTTTTCATGTCACCGGTGATAAGGGAAAACGGAAAAAACGCATTCAAACTAGAGAAGAAAAGATATTTGTTTTGGCAAATGACTGCTTAACCGGGGATCCTTTAGTTCCTGATTTATCCATGACCCAG GATGCAAATTCAATATGCTCAAATGGGGCTAGAATTGCCAAGTGTATGAAAGAATATTTTATATACAAAAAGAACTATAGAGGAGCCCTGAACTCGTCCCTTTTAGCCAAGTCGTTATATCAGAAACTCTGGGATGACAGTCCATACCTGCTGAAACAATTACCTGGCATTGGCATGGTGACAGCAAAG GCACTGCATTCAATGGGAATTAAATCATTTGAGACATTAGCTGAAGCGGATCCAAGGAGGATAGAATTAGTTACTGGTAGAAAGTTTCcttttggaaatcatatcaaggAGTCTCTCACGTCATTGCCTCCAAAAGTTGACATCAAGATCGAGGTAAGTGAATGCCAGAGGCAAGGGAAGTCTAAGTTAGCAGTAACATTGACTAGGCTATCATCACAAGGGGTCCAATCAACCAAGCGACACTATGCTGACATG ATCGTTGCTTCAGAAGAAGATAACCTAATTCTTTTCCATGAGAAGATAAG AGTGGATGAGTTTTTAAG CCCCTACAGCACGACAACCCTCGTGTCAAACCCCCTCGGAAAGATGACCATAAAGGCTGATCTTGTTTTTGAAGAATACA TTGGAGTTGATCTCCATGAAAAACTTCTGCTGGTTAAGGAGAGCAATTCAAATGCCAATCTTAAACGTGCAAGGAAACCAACTCAGTTTTTTGCTCCTGAGGAAGTTTATGTTATAGAAGATGACAATGCAGCCACACATAAATCTTTTGTCCAAAGACCTCCTGATTCGATTGGATCTAAAAGGGAAAGTTCTTCAAT GCCCAGTTTCAACCTCTTGGATGAAGAACTAGAAG GAGAGTTTGCTGCTGGAATTGAAAATGATGATTGTAAAATCATCACTGAGCAATCAATATTTGACCATATACGAGAAAAAGCCAAGAACTTTCCTCTCTTGACTCCAAACAATGCCTATTCCCCATCATCTGGAGGCTTAATTCTCACAAGAAAACGCTCCTCTGACCAAGAGAAAAGCAAAATTCGTCAACATATATTGCTTGATCCTTTACCTGAATCCACAGGGCACGAACAGATTGCTGATGATCACAATAACTATCTAACTGGAAAGCATCATATTACTGCTGGGAGCTCAGTTACAATTAATCTCACGGATGAATCAG GTTATCTTCCATCTGAACCTGAAGCGTTCTCTTTCAAAAGTCTGACTGAAGAAGCAATATTTGATCACATACGAAAAAAGTCCAAGCATTTTCCGGTAATCAACACGCCAAAGCCCATTGATACCGACTGTTGCATTTGTACTGAGGAACACAACTCTGCCAATCAGCCAGAATCTGGCAATGCTACATTAGGAACATCAAAATATGCAATGGTCATTTCAGAACCTGAACCTGGCGAAGTCAACAGAGACGCCTGTGGCACCAAGGTCGGCACAAAGACGAAAAACAATGTACTCCAAGGAAGTTCCGGTGGAGCAAATGGAGAATCGGCTGTTTCTCCCAAAGTTTCAAGCACCAAAACTGCCACATCATCCGTTCAAATGCTATCATTTGATATTTCAATGGCGAAGAACAGCAAGCATCTAGCAGATCTTGGAAGCTCTATCCAGGATGGTCGGAAAGACAAGCCATCTCCAAGTGACTCAGAAAGGCAGAGCCGCTCACTGGCCTCTACAGACCAAGCCAGGGAAGTAGGTTCATTTCTTGGCTTTCAGAGTGTTTTTTCATTTCTCTGA
- the LOC107926069 gene encoding DExH-box ATP-dependent RNA helicase DExH17 isoform X4: MDSYSLKSVFDLPEPFRSIFNFRYFNSLQSECFPVCFLSDVNMVISAPTGSGKTVLFELCILRLLSRFISGDGRFVHIKGTLKTIYIAPSKALVQEKLRDWTQKFGSLGISCLELTGDNDSYSTRNIQEADIILTTPEKFDAVTRYRIKDGGLSFFSDISLLLIDEVHLLNDLRGATLEAIVSRIKMLARNPEMKSSALASVRFLAVSATIPNTEDLAEWLEVPVQGIKRFGEEMRPVKLTTKVFGYASAKNDFLFEKRLQNYIFDILMQYSRGKSALVFCSTRSGAQEAAQRLSQIVMTFGYSNPFIKSSEQQERLREASLSCSDKQMQSYILYGVGYHNGGLSLKDRNLIEGLFLNGDVQVLCTTNTLAHGINLPAHTVVIKSTQHFNKEKGLYMEYDRSMILQMCGRAGRPPFEDTGMVIIMTRRETVHLYENLLNGCEMVESQLLSCLTEHLTAEIVQLTISDITKAIEWMKCSYLYVRMKKNPGNYAVKKGIRREQVEKHMQEICVQNVNELSCHQMVQTDQEGFALKPQEPGRLMTKYYLKFNTMKHIMQAPSSCSLEEVLQIICHAEEIAWIQLRRNEKKVLNDLNGDKDGRLRFHVTGDKGKRKKRIQTREEKIFVLANDCLTGDPLVPDLSMTQDANSICSNGARIAKCMKEYFIYKKNYRGALNSSLLAKSLYQKLWDDSPYLLKQLPGIGMVTAKALHSMGIKSFETLAEADPRRIELVTGRKFPFGNHIKESLTSLPPKVDIKIEVSECQRQGKSKLAVTLTRLSSQGVQSTKRHYADMIVASEEDNLILFHEKIRVDEFLSPYSTTTLVSNPLGKMTIKADLVFEEYIGVDLHEKLLLVKESNSNANLKRARKPTQFFAPEEVYVIEDDNAATHKSFVQRPPDSIGSKRESSSMPSFNLLDEELEGEFAAGIENDDCKIITEQSIFDHIREKAKNFPLLTPNNAYSPSSGGLILTRKRSSDQEKSKIRQHILLDPLPESTGHEQIADDHNNYLTGKHHITAGSSVTINLTDESGYLPSEPEAFSFKSLTEEAIFDHIRKKSKHFPVINTPKPIDTDCCICTEEHNSANQPESGNATLGTSKYAMVISEPEPGEVNRDACGTKVGTKTKNNVLQGSSGGANGESAVSPKVSSTKTATSSVQMLSFDISMAKNSKHLADLGSSIQDGRKDKPSPSDSERQSRSLASTDQAREVGSFLGFQSVFSFL; the protein is encoded by the exons ATGGATTCATATTCACTGAAATCCGTGTTCGATTTACCAGAGCCTTTCCGTTCAATCTTTAACTTCAG GTACTTTAATTCACTGCAGAGTGAATGCTTTCCTGTTTGTTTCCTCTCCGATGTAAACATGGTAATTTCAGCTCCTACCGGAAGTGGGAAAACCGTGCTCTTTGAGCTCTGCATTTTGAGGCTTCTTTCAAGGTTTATCTCTGGCGATGGAAGGTTTGTCCATATAAAGGGAACACTAAAAACA ATCTACATAGCTCCATCAAAAGCTTTAGTACAAGAGAAGCTGCGTGATTGGACTCAGAAGTTTGGTTCATTGGGGATAAGTTGCCTGGAGTTGACAGGTGATAACGATTCTTATAGCACAAGGAATATTCAAGAAGCAGATATCATTTTAACCACTCCTGAG aAATTTGATGCAGTGACTCGATATCGCATAAAAGATGGAGGCTTGAGCTTTTTCAGTGACATATCACTTTTACTTATTGATGAAGTTCACCTACTGAATGATCTTCGTGGGGCAACTTTGGAAGCAATAGTTAGCAGAATAAAAATGCTTGCTCGCAACCCAGAAATGAAATCAAGTGCTCTGGCTTCTGTTCGTTTTTTAGCTGTGTCAGCCACTATTCCAAATACTGAGGACCTTG CTGAATGGCTCGAGGTCCCTGTCCAAGGAATCAAGAG GTTTGGAGAGGAAATGAGGCCTGTAAAGTTGACCACTAAAGTTTTTG GGTATGCCTCTGCAAAAAATGACTTCCTATTTGAAAAG CGCCTCCAAAACTATATTTTTG ATATTCTAATGCAATATTCAAGAGGAAAATCCGCTCTAGTTTTTTGCTCAACTAGAAGCGGGGCACAAGAAGCAGCACAACGCCTCTCTCAGATTGTAATGACCTTTGGTTATTCAAATCCATTTATTAAAAGTAGTGAACAACAGGAAAGGCTACGGGAGGCTTCCCTGTCATGCAGTGACAAACAAATGCAATCTTATATTCTTTATGGAG TTGGTTATCATAATGGTGGGCTTAGTCTCAAGGATCGTAATCTCATTGAAGGTCTTTTTCTTAATGGTGATGTACAAGTTTTATGCACCACAAATACTCTTGCCCATGGAATCAACCTACCAGCTCATACAGTTGTAATAAAGTCAACACAACATTT caacaaagaaaaaggCCTTTACATGGAATATGACCGATCAATGATACTACAG ATGTGCGGGAGGGCAGGTCGGCCCCCATTTGAAGATACAGGGATGGTTATAATCATGACTAGACGAGAAACG GTTCATTTATATGAGAATCTCCTCAATGGATGTGAAATGGTAGAATCACA GTTGCTCTCATGCTTGACGGAACACTTAACTGCAGAAATAGTTCAATTGACCATCTCTGACATCACAAAGGCAATTGAGTGGATGAAGTGCTCATATTTATATGTGAGAATGAAAAAG AATCCTGGGAATTATGCAGTTAAAAAAGGAATTCGAAGAGAACAAGTAGAGAAGCATATGCAAG AAATTTGTGTTCAAAATGTTAATGAGCTATCATGCCACCAAATGGTCCAGACTGATCAAGAAGGTTTTGCCTTGAAGCCACAAG AGCCAGGAAGATTGATGACAAAGTACTATTTGAAATTTAACACCATGAAACACATTATGCAAGCACCATCTAGCTGTAGTTTGGAAGAAGTACTACAGATTATCTGCCATGCTGAGGAGATTGCTT GGATACAGCTCAGACGCAATGAGAAGAAAGTTTTGAATGACTTAAATGGAGACAAAGATGGCCGCCTCCGTTTTCATGTCACCGGTGATAAGGGAAAACGGAAAAAACGCATTCAAACTAGAGAAGAAAAGATATTTGTTTTGGCAAATGACTGCTTAACCGGGGATCCTTTAGTTCCTGATTTATCCATGACCCAG GATGCAAATTCAATATGCTCAAATGGGGCTAGAATTGCCAAGTGTATGAAAGAATATTTTATATACAAAAAGAACTATAGAGGAGCCCTGAACTCGTCCCTTTTAGCCAAGTCGTTATATCAGAAACTCTGGGATGACAGTCCATACCTGCTGAAACAATTACCTGGCATTGGCATGGTGACAGCAAAG GCACTGCATTCAATGGGAATTAAATCATTTGAGACATTAGCTGAAGCGGATCCAAGGAGGATAGAATTAGTTACTGGTAGAAAGTTTCcttttggaaatcatatcaaggAGTCTCTCACGTCATTGCCTCCAAAAGTTGACATCAAGATCGAGGTAAGTGAATGCCAGAGGCAAGGGAAGTCTAAGTTAGCAGTAACATTGACTAGGCTATCATCACAAGGGGTCCAATCAACCAAGCGACACTATGCTGACATG ATCGTTGCTTCAGAAGAAGATAACCTAATTCTTTTCCATGAGAAGATAAG AGTGGATGAGTTTTTAAG CCCCTACAGCACGACAACCCTCGTGTCAAACCCCCTCGGAAAGATGACCATAAAGGCTGATCTTGTTTTTGAAGAATACA TTGGAGTTGATCTCCATGAAAAACTTCTGCTGGTTAAGGAGAGCAATTCAAATGCCAATCTTAAACGTGCAAGGAAACCAACTCAGTTTTTTGCTCCTGAGGAAGTTTATGTTATAGAAGATGACAATGCAGCCACACATAAATCTTTTGTCCAAAGACCTCCTGATTCGATTGGATCTAAAAGGGAAAGTTCTTCAAT GCCCAGTTTCAACCTCTTGGATGAAGAACTAGAAG GAGAGTTTGCTGCTGGAATTGAAAATGATGATTGTAAAATCATCACTGAGCAATCAATATTTGACCATATACGAGAAAAAGCCAAGAACTTTCCTCTCTTGACTCCAAACAATGCCTATTCCCCATCATCTGGAGGCTTAATTCTCACAAGAAAACGCTCCTCTGACCAAGAGAAAAGCAAAATTCGTCAACATATATTGCTTGATCCTTTACCTGAATCCACAGGGCACGAACAGATTGCTGATGATCACAATAACTATCTAACTGGAAAGCATCATATTACTGCTGGGAGCTCAGTTACAATTAATCTCACGGATGAATCAG GTTATCTTCCATCTGAACCTGAAGCGTTCTCTTTCAAAAGTCTGACTGAAGAAGCAATATTTGATCACATACGAAAAAAGTCCAAGCATTTTCCGGTAATCAACACGCCAAAGCCCATTGATACCGACTGTTGCATTTGTACTGAGGAACACAACTCTGCCAATCAGCCAGAATCTGGCAATGCTACATTAGGAACATCAAAATATGCAATGGTCATTTCAGAACCTGAACCTGGCGAAGTCAACAGAGACGCCTGTGGCACCAAGGTCGGCACAAAGACGAAAAACAATGTACTCCAAGGAAGTTCCGGTGGAGCAAATGGAGAATCGGCTGTTTCTCCCAAAGTTTCAAGCACCAAAACTGCCACATCATCCGTTCAAATGCTATCATTTGATATTTCAATGGCGAAGAACAGCAAGCATCTAGCAGATCTTGGAAGCTCTATCCAGGATGGTCGGAAAGACAAGCCATCTCCAAGTGACTCAGAAAGGCAGAGCCGCTCACTGGCCTCTACAGACCAAGCCAGGGAAGTAGGTTCATTTCTTGGCTTTCAGAGTGTTTTTTCATTTCTCTGA